One Candidatus Methanoperedens sp. DNA segment encodes these proteins:
- a CDS encoding DsrE family protein translates to MGIIINTNDPETVWNAFRFGVTSLIIEHEIKVFLLGKGVESELIKNEKFNVQEQIGLFVEHKGQIFTCGTCLKLRQMKGSEVCPISTMHDMLHIVEESDKVLVFG, encoded by the coding sequence ATAGGAATAATTATAAACACAAATGATCCGGAAACTGTATGGAATGCCTTTAGATTTGGCGTAACATCTTTAATTATAGAGCACGAGATAAAAGTGTTTCTCCTGGGTAAAGGTGTGGAGAGCGAACTTATTAAGAATGAAAAATTCAATGTGCAGGAACAGATCGGGCTGTTTGTAGAGCATAAAGGTCAGATATTTACATGCGGAACATGCCTGAAACTGAGGCAGATGAAGGGGAGCGAGGTCTGCCCGATATCTACAATGCATGATATGCTCCATATAGTCGAAGAATCGGACAAGGTTTTAGTATTTGGTTGA